One genomic region from Magallana gigas chromosome 3, xbMagGiga1.1, whole genome shotgun sequence encodes:
- the LOC105341193 gene encoding uncharacterized protein yields MANYDYISTDYQGTLYSSICPKTEDYFVSVDTYQREARGDIKILHSVVASKDQSGSVEDFAGKYKRVSEVELQDLILRARTHIIPNLVRKRNIVDLAKLLVCTDKHFRKFVLKKLKDIISNLDISVLFLCDFKTCLQYLNNIFPDNNLDDISIWLDLCQPVMDMLSILMVLSCSQSNEMTTVQRDIVSLSNTMIDKISLLLSGKKLKKEQPKCYYALKCVASFIKCVPSWNLSRDFQGIFENWEDAFCSRHHAEHLEKIVERSFFEQYIVMIGFYFKLKQNVPVEDHFLRFLQRLFLPKSVEKMQTDVQQYALADIALRGIGSCLYRSRGKAEALMKVVDVCWKELEGRKRFLPLPYELTDHLFQGDKQLVYTIIQSLNISEQFLFECAEKNIERRVPDIVFHDLDNHALPKMSDHSYWSVGYGRIRKCNTKIAIHVPGISPSTLQLIQKRNIKNEMLENDFKILLGLQQKTTHTNIVRLLAYSELQSPLPFYAKDCHRKGMLDKLMESRQQQKHLPIKWFNDRLTDIISALSYLHGVKIVHRDVTLRSFRLIQCKDRDDDLAVLYDFNLACQTDFSATAIGKVADLRGDGIPVRWSAIESILQDCYDAKSDIWMFGHVINEIFTYGCEPFTDHYSLTTDDIIAGVLASDISPHWWPCIPRDYHDLSVSCWKTDSSERPSAEDIFEKLRKLGKDCKEEMCDCLNLPRISERQAERGHEPERGITPFIKQIKLESLEKRENVRKSVMDIKRENSMGSVELASNLDVNDVASPLQSVVKEMRGNILVIEPVTEGFCEKFYTSLTPDFCDKMGIVKDSLNRDRETVQGFPAGVVLKYKYPKAVNILKMARESESPRECINILLSVVQLVQRMHTKRWLMVALTGNNVYIQREAGQYKAFFVKVGGMVRMPENKRNSSEENIHVSDRFEDIIFWLPREVISFGQLSRGSDVYTLAMLFYQVYMAFSVHNDLQTVPFSKKHRSCILGILNEGHKPEKPPKCPPWLYDDVMIPCWHSDRSQRPSVEEVFHIMTER; encoded by the exons ATGGCAAACTATGACTACATTTCCACCGATTACCAAGGCACTCTCTACTCGTCTATATGCCCAAAGACCGAAGATTACTTTGTCAGTGTTGATACTTACCAACGTGAGGCCAGGGGGGACATCAAGATTCTTCACAGTGTGGTTGCATCAAAAG ATCAGAGTGGATCGGTTGAGGATTTTGCAGGCAAATATAAACGTGTTTCTGAAGTAGAACTGCAAGACTTGATTCTTAGAGCTCGTACTCACATTATACCAAACTTAGTCAGGAAAAGAAACATTGTAGATCTCGCTAAGTTGTTAGTATGTACTGACAAACATTTTCGGAAGTTCGTTCTTAAAAAGTTGAAAGATATCATAAGTAACTTAGATATATCTGTTCTTTTTCTGTGTGATTTTAAAACGTGTTTGCAgtatttgaataatatttttccTGACAACAACTTGGATGATATTTCAATTTGGCTTGATTTGTGCCAACCTGTTATGGACATGCTATCAATCCTAATGGTGCTATCATGCTCTCAAAGCAACGAGATGACAACAGTTCAGAgggatattgtatcattatctAATACAATGATTGACAAGATATCCTTGCTGTTGTCAGGAAAGAAACTGAAAAAGGAACAACCAAAATGCTACTATGCATTAAAATGTGTTGCTTCTTTCATCAAATGTGTCCCTTCATGGAATCTAAGTCGAGACTTTCAAGGAATATTCGAGAACTGGGAAGACGCCTTCTGCTCACGTCATCACGCAGAACATCTTGAGAAAATCGTGGAACGGTCATTCTTTGAGCAGTACATTGTTAtgattggtttttattttaag CTCAAACAGAACGTGCCGGTTGAAGATCATTTCCTAAGGTTTCTTCAGCGTCTTTTTCTTCCTAAGAGTGTGGAAAAAATGCAAACAGATGTGCAGCAATATGCTTTAGCAGATATAGCATTGCGTGGGATTGGTTCTTGTTTGTATAGAT CTAGGGGAAAAGCCGAAGCTTTAATGAAAGTTGTTGACGTTTGCTGGAAAGAATTGGAAGGACGGAAAAGATTTCTTCCTCTTCCATATGAACTGACGGATCATCTCTTCCAGGGTGACAAACAACTTGTTTACACCATTATTCAGTCTTTGAACATCTCAGAGCAATTTCTGTTTGAATGTGccgaaaaaaatattgaacgaCGAGTTCCAGACATAGTTTTTCACGACTTGGATAATCACGCGCTTCCTAAAATGAGTGATCATTCATATTGGTCAGTTGGGTATGGCCGTATTCGCAAATGCAATACAAAGATCGCTATCCATGTGCCCGGGATATCTCCCAGTACTTTACAGTTAATTCAAAAAAGGAACATCAAGAACGAAATGTTAGAGAATGACTTTAAGATCCTTTTAGGTCTTCAGCAGAAGACCACACACACAAACATCGTTAGGCTGCTAGCTTACAGTGAACTACAAAGTCCATTGCCATTTTACGCAAAAGATTGTCATAGGAAGGGGATGCTTGATAAACTCATGGAATCaagacaacaacaaaaacatttacCGATAAAGTGGTTCAATGATCGTCTGACAGATATTATTAGTGCTCTCAGCTATCTCCATGGTGTTAAAATTGTCCATCGTGACGTCACACTCCGTTCATTTAGACTTATTCAATGTAAAGATAGAGATGATGATTTGGCTGTTTTGTACGACTTTAACCTTGCTTGTCAAACAGATTTCAGTGCAACAGCGATTGGAAAAGTGGCAG ATTTGCGTGGAGATGGGATCCCCGTTCGTTGGTCTGCCATAGAGTCAATTCTTCAAGATTGCTATGATGCCAAATCAGATATTTGGATgtttggtcacgtgatcaacgAGATTTTTACATATGGATGTGAACCCTTTACGGATCACTACAGTCTTACCACGGATGATATCATCGCAGGG GTGTTGGCAAGCGATATCAGCCCTCACTGGTGGCCCTGCATTCCTCGTGATTATCATGACCTCTCCGTATCCTGCTGGAAAACTGACTCAAGTGAAAGACCTTCAGCtgaagatatttttgaaaagttacgTAAACTTGGAAAAGACTGTAAAGAGG aaatgtgtgATTGCTTGAATCTCCCTCGAATAAGTGAAAGACAGGCGGAGCGAGGTCATGAACCAGAGAGG ggCATTACTCCCTTTATCAAACAGATAAAGCTCGAAAGTTTAGAAAAAAGAGAAA ATGTCAGGAAATCAGTAATGGACATAAAACGTGAAAACAGTATGGGTTCAGTTGAATTGGCTTCTAATTTAGATGTAAATGACGTCGCTTCTCCGCTTCAGTCagttgtcaaagaaatg AGAGGTAACATTTTGGTCATTGAACCAGTAACAGAAGGATTTTGTGAGAAGTTTTACACAAGTTTGACTCCTGATTTCTGTGATAAGATGGGAATTGTAAAGGACTCATTGAACCGAGATAGAGAGACTGTTCAGGGTTTTCCTGCTGGTGTTGTATTA aaatataaatACCCAAAAGCagtaaacatattaaaaatggCTCGAGAAAGCGAGTCTCCAAGAGAATGCATTAACATTCTTCTCTCTGTGGTCCAACTTGTGCAGAGAATGCACACGAAGAGATGGTTGATGGTGGCCCTAACAGGAAACAATGTTTACATACAAAGGGAGGCCGGCCAATACAAA GCTTTTTTCGTGAAAGTGGGAGGCATGGTACGAATGCCTGAAAATAAACGTAATAGTTCAGAAGAAAACATTCATGTTTCAGACCGATTTGAAGACATCATATTCTG GCTTCCCAGAGAGGTGATATCATTTGGACAGCTGTCGAGAGGAAGTGACGTATATACATTGGCGATGCTGTTTTACCAAGTGTATATGGCTTTTTCTGTGCACAACGATTTACAGACGGTTCCATTTTCGAAAAAACATAGATCTTGT ATACTCGGGATTCTAAATGAAGGACACAAGCCAGAGAAACCCCCAAAATGTCCGCCTTGGTTATATGATGACGTCATGATACCGTGTTGGCATAGTGATAGATCACAGCGACCGTCTGTGGAAGAAGTCTTTCATATTATGACCGAGAGGTAA